AGGAGGCCGGCCGCCGGTTCACCAGATAGTCCTGAAGGTAGCTGAGTGTCAATCCGGTATCCAGAATATCTTCGATCAGGATGACATCGCGCCCTTCAATCGAGGAGTCAAGATCCTTCGTAATGCGAACCACGCCGGAACTCTTGGTGCTTGCTCCATAACTCGAGACGGCGATGAAATCCAGAGACAAGGGAAGGGGGATATTACGAACCAGATCCGAAAGAAAGATACAGGCCCCCTTCAGGATGGCGATTAAATGAGGCGTTCGCCCTTGATATTCGGCGGTGATCTGCTGTCCCAGTTCCCGAACCCGTTTTTGGATCATTTCATGAGACAACAGAAGCTCGAGATTGCTTCGAAACGACGCCGGCGCAGACATTTGTTTTTCCTCAAAAGAGCGGTGAGATGCAGTGGAACAGTAGCCGGCAATTTACACCATTTGTGCTAGGTTGGCAAGGCGCCCATACAAAATATTTGGTAGGACGACTTGACCTCCCGACAAATTCGAGCTACATTCGGCTCAGATTTCGGGTTGGATGTCGGGGGCTCAATGTTTTTCCGCACGCGCATTCCAGAATCACCATTCACAGCCGTATTGGGGTGACCCCCCGGGCATCAGAATTTTTCCGGGCAAGAGAATCCTATGGATACACACCCCGTCGGGGAGGCTGCTCATTTCGCTTTCTGAAGGCGAATAGACGGGAAGCAGGACAAGCTGGACCGGAGGCGCTGTCCCAATTCAAATCTCGGCATCATTGAATCATCTGAACTTATGTTATTTCATCCCTAGATCTGCGAGTGCGTTCGATGGGTTGCTGCTCTCGCCGGGGGACTGCCCAGTACTCGAAATCAGGATGAATCCCCGCTCCGGATTCTGAAGTTCGAGAACCTACTAATTGCAAGGAATCATCTCTTAAGGAGGAACC
This genomic window from Terriglobia bacterium contains:
- the hpt gene encoding hypoxanthine phosphoribosyltransferase, coding for MSAPASFRSNLELLLSHEMIQKRVRELGQQITAEYQGRTPHLIAILKGACIFLSDLVRNIPLPLSLDFIAVSSYGASTKSSGVVRITKDLDSSIEGRDVILIEDILDTGLTLSYLQDYLVNRRPASLKICALLNKPARRIKEVHADYIGFDIPDKFVVGYGLDVGQKYRNLPDICVVIDPNADVQ